The Sulfitobacter sp. SK011 genome has a window encoding:
- a CDS encoding L,D-transpeptidase, which translates to MSDKRFNLNSRRAFLAGSAAMLAAPAIAQDAAAVNSAATTVNERDLNETVRRNISSFRTLDWQPYFSNTKNGAILVDIDSRAVHYWSENQSIYKLYPSSVPLTEDLTRRGRTSVVQKVDGPSWRPTPSMLKRNPEWPAYIGPGPDNPLGTHALYLSWTYYRIHGTHDTRKIGRKSSNGCIGLYNEHIAELFAMTKVGTQVLLI; encoded by the coding sequence ATGTCTGATAAGCGATTCAATCTTAATAGCCGCCGGGCTTTTCTGGCCGGTTCCGCAGCTATGCTTGCTGCACCGGCAATAGCGCAAGATGCAGCTGCTGTGAATTCGGCGGCGACCACGGTGAATGAGCGCGATCTGAATGAAACAGTGCGCCGCAATATCTCAAGTTTCCGCACCTTGGACTGGCAGCCGTATTTCTCAAACACGAAGAATGGTGCGATTCTGGTCGATATCGACAGTCGCGCTGTACACTATTGGTCTGAGAATCAAAGTATTTACAAACTTTACCCCTCAAGCGTCCCGCTGACGGAAGATTTGACCCGTCGTGGCCGGACATCGGTGGTTCAGAAGGTCGATGGCCCAAGCTGGCGACCGACACCTTCGATGCTTAAGCGCAACCCAGAATGGCCTGCGTATATCGGACCGGGCCCTGATAATCCGCTTGGGACTCATGCGCTTTACCTGAGCTGGACGTACTACCGCATTCATGGCACCCACGACACACGCAAGATTGGCCGGAAATCGTCGAACGGGTGTATTGGCCTTTATAATGAACACATTGCGGAGCTCTTTGCGATGACCAAGGTCGGTACACAAGTGTTGCTTATTTGA
- a CDS encoding murein L,D-transpeptidase family protein has product MNRRNLILGGTALVALGACSTSKFKRYSGPEVTYVIVNKEQRRMMLLHHDRVLEAYKIRLGFAPIGHKTFEGDGRTPEGLYRIDRRNPNSKFHLSLGISYPNQTDREVANALGKQPGGDIFIHGQKDPRKKDKSDWTWGCISVTNKQIEDVYAMVRDGTPIAINP; this is encoded by the coding sequence ATGAATCGCAGAAATCTAATTCTTGGTGGCACCGCGCTTGTGGCATTGGGGGCGTGCAGCACAAGCAAGTTCAAACGCTATAGTGGTCCTGAAGTGACCTATGTCATCGTGAACAAGGAACAGCGTCGGATGATGTTGCTGCATCATGACAGGGTGCTCGAAGCCTACAAGATCAGGCTTGGGTTCGCGCCAATTGGCCATAAGACATTTGAGGGCGATGGCCGGACGCCGGAGGGTCTTTACCGCATTGACAGACGGAACCCGAACAGCAAATTCCATCTGTCTTTGGGTATTTCATATCCCAATCAAACGGACCGCGAAGTTGCCAATGCGCTGGGCAAACAGCCGGGCGGTGATATCTTTATTCACGGCCAAAAGGATCCACGGAAGAAAGACAAATCCGATTGGACCTGGGGCTGCATATCAGTGACGAATAAGCAGATAGAAGACGTTTACGCGATGGTGCGCGACGGCACACCGATTGCGATCAATCCATAG
- a CDS encoding class I SAM-dependent RNA methyltransferase has protein sequence MTEHFITRLGHHGDGIAEGPLYVPISLPGEVVTGRVDGQALRDVKIVRPSDDRVSPPCRHFKSCGGCQLQHASDEFVAHWKLEVVRNALEAQGLETVLRPITTSPPQSRRRATFAAKRTKNGAMAGFHGRASDVVIEVPGCQLVQPDVLAGLPIAEKLAVVGTSRKAALAVTVTSSKYGLDVAVQHGKSLDGPLRQELAQLCDQLGLARLSWDGDVIAMRNPPRQQFGKAQITPPPGAFLQATDHGEVALLAAVKEAVGDAGYVVDLFAGCGTFSLPLAETARVHAVESDAEMLSALDKGWRMAEGLKPVTTETRDLFRRPMLPDELIKAGAVVLDPPRAGAERQVAELIEAAVPRIAYVSCNPVTFARDAHALVAAGYTLNWVQVVDQFRWSSHVELAASLTKTI, from the coding sequence ATGACAGAACATTTTATCACGCGTTTGGGTCACCACGGCGACGGCATTGCCGAGGGTCCGCTTTATGTGCCGATCAGCCTGCCGGGTGAGGTGGTGACAGGTCGGGTCGATGGGCAAGCTTTGCGTGATGTTAAGATCGTCAGGCCGAGCGATGATCGGGTGTCACCCCCGTGCAGACATTTCAAATCCTGCGGGGGATGCCAACTCCAACACGCTTCAGATGAATTTGTTGCACATTGGAAGCTGGAAGTGGTGCGAAATGCGCTGGAAGCGCAAGGATTAGAGACTGTTTTGCGACCAATCACCACGTCGCCGCCGCAGTCGCGCAGACGGGCAACTTTTGCGGCGAAGCGGACCAAGAACGGTGCGATGGCGGGGTTTCATGGCCGCGCGTCTGACGTGGTAATTGAGGTGCCGGGCTGCCAACTTGTTCAACCCGATGTGTTGGCGGGACTGCCGATTGCGGAAAAGCTTGCCGTTGTCGGCACCAGCCGCAAAGCGGCGCTTGCGGTCACGGTCACCTCATCAAAATACGGGCTGGATGTTGCGGTTCAGCATGGCAAGTCTCTGGATGGTCCTTTGCGGCAGGAATTGGCCCAGCTTTGTGATCAACTGGGTCTTGCCCGGCTAAGTTGGGATGGCGACGTGATTGCCATGCGCAACCCGCCGCGCCAACAGTTTGGCAAAGCACAGATCACACCACCACCCGGCGCGTTTCTGCAGGCGACGGATCACGGCGAGGTCGCGTTGTTGGCAGCGGTCAAAGAGGCTGTTGGCGACGCAGGTTACGTTGTTGATCTGTTTGCGGGCTGTGGAACATTTTCATTGCCGCTGGCCGAAACAGCAAGAGTGCATGCCGTCGAAAGTGATGCAGAGATGCTGTCCGCGCTGGATAAGGGGTGGCGGATGGCCGAGGGATTGAAACCAGTTACAACTGAGACACGGGATTTGTTCCGTCGGCCAATGTTGCCCGATGAGTTGATCAAGGCGGGGGCCGTTGTGCTTGACCCGCCGCGTGCCGGTGCCGAACGGCAGGTTGCTGAGTTGATTGAGGCCGCTGTGCCGCGGATCGCCTATGTATCGTGTAATCCGGTAACGTTTGCCCGGGACGCGCATGCGTTGGTTGCGGCTGGATATACATTGAACTGGGTGCAGGTTGTGGATCAGTTTCGCTGGTCGTCACATGTCGAATTGGCTGCATCTCTGACCAAGACAATCTGA
- a CDS encoding MarR family winged helix-turn-helix transcriptional regulator — protein sequence MTDEKNTLAILLFSELLAADQSVRSRLTRVLPKGMEISHFSVLNNLAWHGSERSPAKLAETFNVTRGAMTNTLNKLEWAGYIHIRPDWDDARRKMVGISPAGRLAHVNAISAITPMINKVVDELGEDQARAALPILREIRRQLG from the coding sequence ATGACAGATGAAAAGAACACTCTTGCGATTCTGCTGTTCAGCGAACTGCTGGCAGCAGATCAATCTGTGCGAAGCCGGCTGACACGGGTCTTGCCGAAGGGCATGGAAATCTCGCATTTTTCGGTTCTCAATAATCTGGCGTGGCACGGCAGCGAACGGTCCCCTGCCAAACTTGCAGAGACATTCAACGTCACGCGCGGTGCGATGACCAACACGCTGAACAAACTGGAATGGGCAGGATACATTCACATCCGGCCCGATTGGGATGATGCCCGCCGCAAGATGGTCGGGATCAGCCCGGCAGGTCGATTGGCGCATGTGAATGCGATCTCTGCGATTACCCCGATGATCAACAAAGTTGTTGATGAGTTGGGCGAAGATCAGGCGCGTGCCGCCCTGCCGATCTTGCGAGAAATCCGGCGTCAGCTTGGCTGA
- a CDS encoding SAM-dependent methyltransferase, giving the protein MTAQPIMTDLAKLARNRARATPAGMFLHQSAADEIQDRLELINKSFKAPAIVTGFPSFWAPQLPAALAAPADEVLTLDQGAHDLVVHAMALHWANDPVGQLIQCRRALRADGLFLSVCFGGQTLHELRACLGQAEATITGGMSPRVAPMAELRDMGALLQRAGFALPVADAMPLRVEYDDMWRLMRDLRSMGETNALHARLRRPTARKVLEHAADLYHSHFGTGDGRIVATFDLIFLTGWAPDDSQPKPLRPGSAKQRLADALHTDETKLPN; this is encoded by the coding sequence ATGACTGCACAGCCCATCATGACCGATCTTGCAAAACTTGCCCGCAACCGCGCACGCGCGACCCCGGCAGGCATGTTCCTGCACCAATCTGCCGCAGATGAAATTCAGGATCGGCTGGAATTGATTAACAAATCGTTTAAGGCACCTGCCATTGTGACTGGTTTCCCCAGTTTTTGGGCACCGCAATTGCCCGCTGCACTGGCCGCGCCTGCGGATGAGGTGCTGACCCTTGATCAAGGTGCGCATGATCTTGTGGTCCACGCGATGGCGTTGCATTGGGCCAATGATCCGGTGGGGCAGCTGATCCAATGCAGGCGCGCTTTGCGGGCAGATGGGCTGTTTCTGTCTGTGTGTTTCGGTGGCCAGACCTTGCATGAATTGCGCGCGTGCCTGGGCCAGGCAGAGGCTACGATAACCGGGGGGATGTCCCCTCGCGTGGCACCGATGGCCGAGCTTCGCGACATGGGAGCGCTGCTGCAGCGGGCAGGCTTTGCGTTGCCGGTCGCTGACGCCATGCCTTTACGTGTCGAATACGATGACATGTGGCGTCTGATGCGTGATTTGCGGTCAATGGGCGAAACCAATGCCTTGCACGCCCGCCTGCGCCGCCCAACAGCGCGGAAAGTACTGGAACACGCCGCAGATCTTTACCACAGCCATTTCGGAACAGGCGACGGACGCATCGTTGCAACCTTCGATCTGATATTCCTGACCGGTTGGGCACCCGACGACAGCCAGCCCAAGCCATTGCGCCCCGGGTCCGCCAAACAGCGGCTTGCAGATGCCTTGCACACGGATGAGACAAAACTGCCCAATTGA
- a CDS encoding ComF family protein has protein sequence MTLLQGFQTALNFVYPARCLTCGAMVDSDFGLCGPCWRDTAFVGGAACDSCGVPLPGVDVSGSLQCDGCLAAPRPWVQGRAALVYRDTGRKLVLALKPGDRQEIARPASLWMANVVQSIAPENALIAPVPLHWSRLMKRRYNQSALLAKALSTRLEKEWCPDLLQRVRRTSSLDGLGSQERFQMLENSIRVHPKRRHRLAGRPILLVDDVMTSGATLTAAAQACLDAGSGPVRVVTLARVAKDT, from the coding sequence ATGACGTTGTTGCAGGGATTTCAAACTGCGTTGAACTTTGTCTATCCGGCGCGGTGTCTGACCTGCGGCGCGATGGTGGACAGCGATTTTGGCCTATGTGGGCCATGCTGGCGCGACACGGCATTTGTGGGCGGGGCCGCCTGTGACAGTTGCGGTGTGCCCTTGCCGGGTGTTGATGTCAGTGGCTCACTACAATGTGATGGCTGCCTTGCGGCCCCCCGGCCATGGGTTCAGGGGCGTGCGGCCCTGGTGTATCGCGATACAGGCCGTAAGCTGGTTCTTGCCCTGAAACCCGGCGACCGACAGGAAATCGCCCGCCCTGCATCATTATGGATGGCCAATGTGGTGCAAAGCATCGCACCCGAAAATGCGTTGATTGCGCCAGTTCCGCTGCATTGGAGCAGACTGATGAAACGGCGCTACAACCAATCCGCATTGCTTGCCAAGGCGTTATCGACGCGGCTGGAGAAAGAATGGTGCCCGGATCTATTGCAAAGGGTTCGGCGCACCAGCTCTCTGGATGGATTGGGCAGCCAGGAACGGTTCCAAATGTTGGAGAATTCGATCCGTGTTCACCCAAAACGGCGACACAGATTGGCCGGCCGTCCGATCCTGTTGGTGGATGATGTAATGACCTCTGGTGCGACGTTAACCGCCGCTGCGCAGGCATGTCTTGATGCGGGTTCTGGGCCAGTGCGCGTGGTAACACTGGCGCGCGTCGCAAAAGATACCTAA
- the hemH gene encoding ferrochelatase, giving the protein MQLTRPEHADTDHPKLPRPKVGVLLANLGTPDHYDYWSMRRYLGEFLSDRRVIDYSPWLWQPLLQLVILSKRPFTSGAAYKSIWNEAENESPLMTITKAQTAKITSAMQKRYGDDVMVDFCMRYGNPSTQSKVAEMTAAGCQKILFFPLYPHYAGATSATANDAFFAALAKEKWQPSARTVPAYFDRADYIDALAGSIEAAYAAAETKPDLLICSYHGVPIRYLTEGDPYHCQCQKTTRLLKERLGWDDTQIMTTFQSKFGPEEWLQPYTVEEVARQAEAGIKNIAVCAPAFSADCIETLEEINEEIKESFEHAGGQEFTYIPCLNDDDAHIAALSNIIEENLQGWLA; this is encoded by the coding sequence ATGCAGCTTACGCGCCCGGAACATGCCGATACCGACCATCCAAAACTGCCCCGTCCAAAGGTTGGCGTCTTGCTGGCAAATTTGGGCACGCCGGATCATTACGACTACTGGTCGATGCGCCGATACTTGGGTGAATTCCTTTCAGACCGGCGCGTCATTGATTACAGCCCATGGCTTTGGCAGCCGCTCTTGCAATTGGTCATTCTCAGCAAACGACCCTTTACCAGCGGTGCTGCGTATAAATCCATCTGGAACGAGGCCGAGAACGAAAGCCCGCTGATGACCATAACCAAGGCCCAGACCGCCAAGATCACATCGGCGATGCAGAAACGCTATGGCGATGACGTTATGGTCGATTTTTGTATGCGCTACGGCAATCCCTCTACACAATCAAAGGTCGCCGAGATGACCGCCGCTGGATGTCAGAAGATCCTGTTCTTTCCGCTATATCCACATTACGCCGGTGCCACATCTGCGACAGCGAATGATGCTTTTTTTGCGGCGCTGGCGAAAGAGAAATGGCAACCCTCTGCGCGCACTGTCCCTGCGTATTTTGACCGGGCCGATTATATTGATGCGCTGGCTGGATCTATTGAGGCGGCCTATGCGGCGGCTGAAACCAAACCTGATCTGTTGATCTGTTCGTACCACGGCGTACCCATTCGGTATTTGACGGAAGGCGACCCATATCACTGCCAATGCCAGAAAACGACGCGGCTGCTGAAAGAGCGTCTGGGGTGGGATGACACCCAGATCATGACCACGTTCCAATCAAAGTTTGGTCCTGAGGAATGGTTGCAGCCCTACACCGTTGAGGAAGTTGCGCGGCAAGCTGAGGCGGGGATCAAGAATATCGCTGTCTGCGCACCGGCGTTTTCAGCCGATTGCATCGAAACGCTCGAAGAGATTAACGAAGAAATCAAAGAGAGTTTTGAACACGCAGGCGGTCAAGAATTCACCTATATTCCTTGCCTGAACGATGACGATGCACACATCGCGGCACTGTCGAATATCATCGAAGAGAATTTGCAAGGCTGGCTCGCTTAA
- the grxC gene encoding glutaredoxin 3, which yields MKPVEIYTSPLCGYCHAAKRLLTQKGVSFSEVDVLAEPGRKAEMMQRSNGGRTVPQIFIGDTHVGGSDELHALERAGKLDALLAA from the coding sequence ATGAAACCTGTCGAAATCTATACCTCGCCGCTTTGCGGCTATTGCCACGCTGCCAAACGATTGCTGACCCAGAAAGGCGTCAGTTTTTCTGAAGTCGATGTGTTGGCGGAACCGGGGCGGAAGGCCGAAATGATGCAACGTTCAAATGGTGGGCGTACCGTGCCACAGATTTTTATCGGTGATACGCATGTGGGCGGTTCTGACGAGCTGCATGCGCTGGAACGCGCGGGCAAGCTGGACGCTTTGTTGGCCGCATAA
- a CDS encoding ABC transporter ATP-binding protein, translated as MSISDWINPFSAAKGPPPQSLGAFMRWCLSGAWPVLWLAAFISAFAGVMEAGTAWILGRIIDATVKSGPDQFFDGTNIALILGALAFFLVARPILFGLSAASNSIMVGPNVNPMVLSRLHRWTLGQNVTFFDDDFAGRIAQKQMQTARAVTDVAVETINVVAFALASLVGSVALLIAIDWRVAIGFSVWLLLYLALIYWFLPRVRKRSAGRAGARAMVSGQVVDTITNIKTVKLFAHADHEDRAALGAMQTFRARALEFGYLAAGFRLALMSLAGLLPVLLLGGTVMLWQRGLATEGDIVASGAIAIRIAQMTGWVSFTLMAIYSSIGEIEDGMHTLTPRTRLEDKPNARALVVSDGQIDISDLGFAYGRKTGGIDGITLTIRPGEKLGIVGASGAGKSTLVALLLRLYEAEKGTISIDGCDIRDATQESLRQNIGMVTQETAMFNRSALDNILYGRPDATKEQVIDAAKRAEADAFIQDLQDHKGRRGYAAHLGERGVKLSGGQRQRIALARAILKDAPILILDEATSALDSEVEASIQAALARVMEGKTVLAIAHRLSTLTEMDRIVVMDEGRIVESGTHEGLLAQGGLYARYWNRQSGGFLNARAAE; from the coding sequence GTGAGCATTTCTGACTGGATCAACCCATTCTCTGCTGCAAAGGGCCCGCCGCCCCAATCGCTGGGCGCGTTTATGCGGTGGTGTCTGTCCGGGGCCTGGCCGGTTTTGTGGCTGGCCGCGTTTATTTCGGCCTTTGCCGGCGTGATGGAGGCGGGAACAGCGTGGATACTGGGCCGGATCATCGATGCGACGGTAAAGAGCGGACCGGACCAGTTTTTTGACGGGACCAATATCGCCCTGATCCTTGGCGCGCTTGCGTTCTTTTTGGTGGCACGTCCGATCCTTTTTGGCCTGTCGGCAGCATCCAATTCAATCATGGTTGGCCCAAACGTAAACCCGATGGTCCTGTCGCGTTTGCACCGCTGGACGTTGGGGCAGAACGTTACCTTTTTTGATGATGATTTTGCGGGGCGGATCGCACAGAAGCAGATGCAGACAGCACGTGCTGTTACGGATGTTGCCGTCGAAACGATCAACGTGGTCGCTTTTGCGCTGGCATCCCTGGTCGGGTCGGTGGCTTTGCTGATTGCGATTGACTGGCGCGTTGCGATTGGGTTTTCAGTCTGGCTCTTGCTTTATCTTGCCCTCATCTATTGGTTCCTGCCGCGTGTGCGCAAACGGTCGGCGGGTCGTGCGGGTGCACGCGCGATGGTGTCAGGGCAGGTGGTGGATACGATCACCAATATCAAAACGGTCAAACTGTTTGCCCACGCCGATCATGAGGACCGCGCGGCGCTGGGCGCGATGCAGACGTTTCGTGCGCGCGCATTGGAATTTGGCTATTTGGCCGCGGGTTTTCGGCTGGCTTTGATGAGCCTTGCCGGGCTGCTTCCTGTTTTGCTGTTGGGCGGCACGGTGATGTTGTGGCAACGCGGGTTGGCGACCGAAGGTGACATCGTTGCGTCGGGTGCGATTGCCATTCGCATCGCGCAGATGACTGGATGGGTCAGTTTTACGCTGATGGCGATCTATTCCAGCATTGGCGAGATTGAAGATGGCATGCACACTTTGACCCCGCGCACCCGCCTTGAGGACAAACCAAATGCGCGGGCGCTAGTGGTGTCAGACGGCCAGATCGACATCTCTGACCTCGGATTTGCCTATGGTCGCAAGACAGGTGGCATTGATGGCATCACTTTGACCATCAGGCCGGGCGAAAAGCTGGGAATTGTGGGTGCGTCGGGCGCGGGGAAATCGACCTTGGTCGCGTTGCTTTTAAGGCTCTATGAAGCGGAAAAGGGCACAATTTCAATTGACGGATGCGACATCCGGGATGCGACGCAAGAAAGCCTGCGGCAGAACATTGGGATGGTGACGCAGGAAACAGCGATGTTTAACCGATCTGCGCTTGATAATATCCTTTACGGTCGCCCGGATGCGACAAAGGAACAGGTGATTGACGCAGCAAAGCGGGCGGAAGCGGATGCGTTTATCCAAGACTTGCAGGATCACAAAGGCCGGCGTGGATATGCCGCCCATCTGGGAGAACGCGGCGTCAAGCTTTCTGGTGGGCAACGCCAACGCATTGCATTGGCGCGCGCCATTTTGAAAGACGCACCGATCCTCATTCTGGATGAAGCAACATCAGCCCTTGATAGCGAGGTCGAAGCGTCCATTCAGGCTGCCCTTGCCCGTGTGATGGAAGGCAAAACCGTCCTTGCCATTGCGCATCGGTTGTCCACGTTGACCGAAATGGACCGTATTGTCGTCATGGACGAGGGTCGCATCGTTGAAAGCGGCACGCATGAAGGGTTGCTGGCACAGGGTGGTCTTTATGCGCGCTATTGGAACCGTCAATCTGGTGGCTTCCTAAACGCGCGGGCCGCCGAATAG
- a CDS encoding carbon-nitrogen hydrolase family protein: MKAALVQLNVSDDPVANLPVTVQLVRDAAAQGAQFILTPEVTNCVSTSREHQKSVLQLEADDITLAALRQVASDTGVWLLIGSLGLKTEDADGRFANRSFLIAPDGSIAARYDKIHMFDVQINETETYRESAGYRPGTQAVMAQTPFANIGLSICYDMRFPLLYQSLASAGAQILTAPAAFSPVTGAAHWHALLRARAIETGCFVLAPAQTGTHASTNHKTRDTYGHSLVVDPWGEVILDAETDTGVYIFDLNMEKGVAARQKVPSLANRRRFSDP, encoded by the coding sequence ATGAAAGCGGCGCTTGTACAGCTGAATGTTTCGGATGATCCGGTGGCAAACCTGCCAGTGACCGTCCAGTTGGTTCGGGATGCAGCGGCGCAGGGCGCGCAGTTCATCCTGACCCCCGAGGTCACAAATTGCGTATCGACAAGCCGAGAACATCAAAAAAGCGTTTTACAGCTTGAGGCGGACGACATCACATTGGCCGCTCTGCGGCAGGTCGCGTCGGACACCGGTGTCTGGCTGTTGATCGGTTCGCTGGGACTAAAGACCGAGGACGCTGACGGGCGGTTTGCGAACCGGTCCTTTCTGATTGCGCCTGATGGGTCGATTGCCGCGCGATATGACAAGATCCATATGTTTGATGTTCAGATCAACGAGACAGAGACTTATCGCGAATCAGCAGGCTACCGTCCCGGTACGCAGGCGGTGATGGCACAAACGCCTTTTGCAAATATCGGATTGAGCATTTGCTATGATATGCGGTTTCCGCTGCTCTATCAGTCGCTGGCAAGCGCCGGGGCGCAAATCCTGACCGCGCCAGCGGCCTTTTCGCCGGTGACCGGTGCCGCACATTGGCATGCTCTGCTGCGAGCGCGGGCGATTGAGACGGGGTGTTTTGTCTTGGCACCAGCGCAGACCGGAACCCATGCCAGCACAAACCATAAAACCCGCGATACCTATGGTCATTCTTTGGTCGTTGATCCCTGGGGAGAAGTGATTTTGGACGCCGAAACAGACACTGGCGTTTACATCTTTGATCTGAATATGGAAAAAGGGGTGGCAGCACGCCAAAAGGTGCCAAGCCTTGCCAATAGGCGCAGGTTCTCAGACCCCTGA
- a CDS encoding CAP domain-containing protein, with the protein MIRILSVLLSVTIALAACTPVTPQIGTDGRALPRAYKISRADAGKIQFRMLDSINALRGSAGVAPVQLNSNLNAAAATHSRDMSVQNRPWHFGSDGSSPVDRIQRVGYAGGLVGETISETYETELETLAAWMDQPDTRRVIMSPDARNMGFSWHQENGGKIWWTLVMGS; encoded by the coding sequence GTGATCCGTATTCTATCAGTACTACTTTCCGTAACGATTGCCCTTGCGGCCTGTACTCCTGTAACGCCACAAATCGGTACTGATGGCCGAGCATTGCCGAGGGCCTACAAGATCAGCCGCGCTGACGCCGGCAAGATCCAGTTCCGCATGCTTGATTCGATTAATGCGTTGCGCGGCTCGGCTGGCGTGGCACCCGTTCAGCTCAATTCAAACTTGAATGCCGCCGCTGCAACCCACTCACGCGATATGTCGGTCCAAAACCGGCCCTGGCACTTTGGCTCTGACGGCTCGTCCCCGGTCGATCGCATCCAAAGGGTCGGATATGCTGGCGGCCTGGTCGGTGAAACCATTTCGGAAACCTATGAGACCGAACTTGAAACGCTCGCGGCATGGATGGACCAGCCTGACACACGCCGCGTGATCATGTCACCCGATGCCCGTAACATGGGTTTTTCCTGGCATCAGGAAAACGGCGGCAAAATCTGGTGGACGTTGGTGATGGGCAGCTGA